The following coding sequences lie in one Phyllopteryx taeniolatus isolate TA_2022b chromosome 4, UOR_Ptae_1.2, whole genome shotgun sequence genomic window:
- the LOC133476821 gene encoding dynein axonemal light chain 4 yields the protein MAGTGEGKKEEADYKRLHSFPLIRHTDMPEEMRVETMELCVTACEKFATNNESAAKMIKESMDKKFGSSWHVVIGEGFGFEVTHEVKNLLYMFFGGSLAVCVWKCS from the exons ATGGCAGGAACCGGCGAGGGAAAGAAGGAAGAGGCCGACTACAAGAGACTACACAGCTTCCCTCTCATCAGG CACACGGACATGCCCGAGGAAATGAGAGTGGAGACGATGGAGCTGTGTGTGACCGCCTGTGAAAAGTTTGCCACCAACAATGAG AGCGCCGCCAAGATGATCAAGGAGTCCATGGACAAGAAGTTTGGCAGCTCGTGGCACGTCGTGATCGGTGAGGGCTTCGGCTTTGAGGTCACGCACGAAGTGAAGAACCTGCTGTACATGTTCTTTGGCGGGAGTCtggccgtgtgtgtgtggaagtgctcgtag